A stretch of Geobacter sp. DNA encodes these proteins:
- the cysW gene encoding sulfate ABC transporter permease subunit CysW, producing the protein MRQRPNHGNRMRQEPAVTRRLLIAAALFFLTLFLISPLAAVFDQALAKGWQVYLTALGDPDSRAAVCLTLLAAAISVPLNLVFGICAAWSIAKFDFPGRNLLTALIDLPFSVSPVISGLIFVLLFGLQGWFGSWLYPRDIRIIFAVPGIVLATLFVTFPFVARELIPLMEAQGKDEEEAAITLGATGLQTFLRVTFPNVRWGIIYGVILCNARAMGEFGAVSVVSGHIRGATNTVPLQVEILYNEYNYVAAFAVASLLALLALATLAVKTAAEWKLRRQLSDS; encoded by the coding sequence ATGCGACAGAGACCGAACCATGGCAACAGGATGCGGCAGGAACCGGCAGTGACACGGCGACTGCTGATCGCCGCGGCACTTTTCTTCCTGACCCTGTTCTTGATTTCACCCCTGGCAGCAGTATTCGACCAAGCCCTGGCAAAGGGATGGCAGGTCTATCTGACTGCGCTCGGAGATCCGGACAGCAGAGCAGCCGTCTGTCTCACCCTGCTTGCGGCTGCCATCAGCGTCCCGTTGAATCTTGTCTTCGGCATCTGCGCAGCATGGTCAATCGCAAAATTCGATTTTCCTGGCAGGAACCTGCTGACCGCGCTCATAGACCTGCCTTTTTCCGTTTCCCCTGTTATTTCGGGTCTGATCTTTGTCCTGCTCTTCGGATTGCAGGGGTGGTTCGGCAGCTGGCTGTACCCCAGGGATATCCGGATCATATTTGCCGTTCCGGGGATCGTGCTGGCAACACTCTTCGTCACCTTCCCATTTGTGGCGCGGGAGCTGATACCGCTCATGGAAGCTCAGGGAAAGGACGAGGAAGAGGCTGCCATAACGCTCGGCGCAACGGGCTTGCAGACATTTCTCCGCGTTACGTTTCCCAATGTCCGTTGGGGCATCATCTACGGAGTGATCCTGTGCAACGCCAGGGCAATGGGAGAATTCGGCGCCGTCTCCGTCGTTTCGGGGCATATCCGGGGTGCAACCAACACCGTCCCGCTACAGGTCGAAATTCTCTACAACGAATACAACTACGTCGCAGCATTTGCCGTTGCATCCCTGCTGGCCCTGCTGGCGCTGGCGACCCTGGCGGTAAAGACGGCCGCAGAGTGGAAGCTGCGCCGACAGTTGTCGGACAGCTAG
- the cysA gene encoding sulfate ABC transporter ATP-binding protein: MSIEINSVSKSFDSFKALSDINLRVPSGELVALLGPSGSGKTTLLRIIAGLESPDAGEILFNGNSASKNVRERQIGFVFQHYALFRHMTVFDNIAFGLQVKPRSERPNKAEIREKVNDLLRLIQLDNLASRYPSQLSGGQRQRVALARALAVEPKVLLLDEPFGALDAGVRQELRRWLRRLHDEIHITSVFVTHDQEEALEVADRIVVMNSGRIEQEGSPDTVYQHPATPFVFDFLGSVNLFHGRVHQGEAVLGGMALPSPEHADADNTPAIGYVRSHDIEIERSRSDAAALQASVRSLHAVGPLVRVSLHLATNNEEVEAELPRETADRLGLSIGERVYARPRKVHLFVEDYQI, from the coding sequence ATGAGTATCGAGATCAACTCCGTATCAAAATCGTTCGACAGCTTCAAGGCCCTCAGCGACATCAACCTGCGGGTACCTTCGGGTGAACTGGTGGCGCTGCTCGGCCCGTCCGGGTCGGGCAAGACAACCCTGCTCCGGATTATTGCCGGTCTTGAATCGCCGGACGCGGGTGAAATTCTCTTCAACGGCAACTCAGCAAGCAAGAACGTGCGGGAACGTCAAATAGGTTTCGTATTCCAGCACTATGCCCTATTCCGACACATGACCGTTTTCGACAACATCGCCTTCGGTCTGCAGGTCAAGCCACGTAGCGAACGTCCCAACAAAGCGGAGATCAGGGAAAAGGTCAACGACCTGCTCAGGCTGATCCAGCTGGATAACCTCGCCAGCCGGTATCCGTCGCAACTTTCAGGCGGTCAGCGGCAGCGGGTGGCGCTGGCCAGGGCGCTCGCGGTCGAACCGAAAGTGCTGCTCCTGGATGAACCGTTCGGGGCACTCGATGCCGGGGTCAGACAGGAACTGCGGCGCTGGCTGCGGCGTCTGCATGACGAAATCCATATCACCAGCGTCTTTGTCACCCATGACCAGGAGGAAGCCCTGGAAGTGGCAGACCGGATCGTGGTCATGAACAGCGGCAGGATCGAACAGGAAGGGTCCCCCGACACGGTCTACCAGCATCCGGCCACCCCGTTCGTGTTCGACTTTCTCGGCAGCGTCAACCTGTTTCATGGGAGGGTGCACCAGGGGGAAGCGGTGCTGGGGGGGATGGCACTTCCGTCTCCGGAACATGCCGACGCCGACAACACGCCGGCGATCGGCTACGTCAGGTCGCACGACATCGAGATCGAACGGTCCCGTTCGGACGCTGCCGCCCTGCAGGCGTCGGTCCGCTCCCTGCACGCAGTCGGACCACTGGTGCGGGTGAGTCTGCACCTCGCAACGAACAACGAAGAAGTCGAGGCGGAATTGCCGCGCGAAACAGCCGATCGCCTCGGTCTCAGCATCGGGGAAAGGGTCTACGCACGGCCGCGCAAGGTGCATCTCTTCGTGGAAGACTACCAGATCTGA
- a CDS encoding CxxxxCH/CxxCH domain-containing protein: MRCIGGAKVRMMRFSGRISFVIGSIFLLLANPGAGFAQFQCFDCHGSRTPVDYRPLDAQYRNITTGGFPGNHRRHIAAPGNPASCEVCHPGSASYTNSHRDGLIQVNSNINASPAIGRYNNSTAAFPQTPTPVLGTCTNINCHFETVTPPWGSQPFSSSSDCAKCHAAPPVDGNHAIHDAFYGPGASSCSRCHADHAGEPSPFAHATSAGRRSLVLKGFSYSKPGNIDYPHYLPSQTAAAARNGVCSTITCHGNTSAAWGSGSACLDCHSVVQGNRAAIAPQFGANSHHIQGTVTNAHCFQCHWEANSDGSINRTYHHAGTPGAPVELVIYGAGARPVAYSAGVTAIQYTGNGSRTEMQKLNSHCLGCHSDQNNATMPFGDGKTPRQYAWDGTSVAARYGQTATTTWGKYSTVTNAAQKRIRKAYSAHGNAAGNKRGWNSATGVDGAIADTSSGVNVLCYDCHNSHGSTVNGTTTRYASATVNGGILKNTIAGQGGYAVSYRPYTGGSTLTKDLRNPGASLCLDCHQKQTAATTPWGYSATFGAQQPVLGYWDSPFMGYSTSGAEQRFPFKKRNSTKGGHFGASLSLSTSPMGSIDGLCTPCHDPHGVSPTLGSNQQYAVPLLKGTWVTSPYKEDAPPGSNAWLTNFAGYGEGVQYHIDQNTFGSGIRGTVTGMTQTVEQSSGLCLGCHPKSSLTATASPASPNPWMSKNRVHEAVKGWKSSDSTVQHNYSCSKCHSAHTSSFLPRLMVTNCLDSTHKGRTGYNTAPVVSGSSSGDGGSGSGRVPGSYGGGGYEDFGDGLPGLAPPGDVGVACHESATANGYGSNGTNQAWNTVTPWIDTTPAITSGPTSASGGLRLFMHMDEAAWSGAVNEVVDSSGVGNNGTAFNGATTVSGGISGRAASFSNSYVTVSYSSGVPPMDSFTIEAWIKPTATHQIDPEANAGVAGTYGQKYLFKPDQRGAANGGAGISVGTNGVSVYEHGDNYLAPLAVYSGAISSTQWTHLAVVYAGRQPSIYINGSLVRSGLQSLRSHVYAPQAIGAGDYGYYSGLADEVVMYDRPLSAAEILSHSQMNYTDLCSSAEATINWTTNLNSSSYVDYGLTASYGSTVGSDQLVTNHSVQLPNLASQTQYHYRVRSKSVAGVETVSGDYLFLMGFCNSGSVTPPPAPVLTGQSTGYVIGTGVTAGITFGWSGVTAPDSDAVQYMAEVSSSASFATIAYSSSWQAGTSWTQALPAGTWYWRIKARDSVHTWALSTSATGSFAIVDRTPPATTLSAQVTSYVIGSGATANIAFGWSSVVAPDGDAMQYLVEVSSSSGFGAIAYQSAWQSGTTWSQSLPVGTWYWRVKARDSVHATALSSSATNSFGVVDRTPAVPTLIHNEGAGTNGATIAFQWNAVASPDGDAVQYFVEVSDSSGFSTILYSTPSWQTGTGWSQTMQVGTYYWRVRARDSVHATAVSANSATDSFSIVTTSTQTWSTPGSYTFLVPAGVTTVTAKVYGGGGAGGLEDNVYNQEAGAGGDYVSTPIAVTPGSQLTIYVAGGGATASNYDTTPGTGGSGYHPGGTGTYGEANGEAWSFGGSGGGGSSAVTLSTTLLAEAAGGAGGRSSDYDDYDYCYESSCGFYYGGTGGAGGGTNYPAVTTVGGGGAGGYYGQAGSGGSVTIVW, from the coding sequence ATGAGGTGCATCGGGGGAGCAAAGGTGCGAATGATGAGATTCTCGGGGAGAATATCCTTTGTCATTGGTTCGATCTTCCTTTTGTTGGCAAATCCGGGTGCCGGTTTTGCCCAGTTTCAGTGCTTCGACTGCCATGGCTCCAGAACTCCGGTCGATTACCGGCCTCTCGATGCACAGTATCGCAACATCACAACGGGCGGTTTCCCTGGCAATCACCGCCGCCATATTGCCGCACCGGGTAATCCGGCCTCCTGCGAGGTCTGCCACCCCGGCAGCGCAAGCTATACCAACAGCCACCGCGACGGCCTGATCCAGGTCAACTCCAACATCAATGCCTCCCCGGCCATCGGTCGATACAACAACTCCACCGCAGCGTTTCCCCAGACTCCCACCCCGGTATTGGGGACCTGTACGAACATAAACTGCCATTTCGAGACAGTAACTCCCCCATGGGGATCGCAACCGTTCAGTTCCTCGAGCGACTGCGCCAAGTGCCATGCCGCGCCGCCTGTCGACGGCAACCATGCCATCCACGACGCGTTCTATGGCCCCGGTGCTTCCTCCTGCAGCAGGTGCCATGCCGACCATGCCGGTGAGCCGTCCCCGTTTGCCCATGCCACGAGCGCCGGGAGGAGGAGTCTGGTCCTCAAGGGGTTCAGCTATTCCAAGCCGGGGAACATCGACTATCCCCATTATCTCCCCAGTCAGACCGCTGCTGCTGCGCGCAATGGCGTCTGCAGCACCATAACCTGCCACGGGAACACATCGGCGGCATGGGGAAGCGGATCAGCCTGTCTCGACTGCCATTCCGTCGTCCAGGGGAACCGGGCGGCAATTGCGCCGCAATTCGGGGCCAACTCCCACCATATCCAGGGGACGGTCACCAATGCGCACTGTTTCCAGTGTCACTGGGAAGCGAACAGCGACGGGAGCATCAACAGGACCTATCACCACGCCGGGACACCCGGCGCTCCGGTGGAGCTGGTCATCTACGGGGCAGGGGCCAGGCCGGTTGCGTACAGTGCGGGAGTAACGGCAATCCAGTACACGGGCAACGGCAGTCGGACCGAGATGCAGAAGCTGAACAGCCACTGCCTCGGATGCCACAGCGACCAGAACAACGCCACCATGCCGTTCGGCGACGGCAAGACCCCGCGCCAGTACGCCTGGGACGGCACCAGTGTTGCCGCGCGTTATGGCCAGACCGCCACGACGACCTGGGGCAAGTATTCCACAGTCACCAATGCCGCCCAGAAGCGCATCCGCAAGGCGTACTCGGCACACGGCAATGCAGCCGGCAACAAACGGGGCTGGAACAGCGCAACCGGCGTCGACGGTGCCATTGCCGATACCAGCAGCGGGGTGAATGTCCTCTGCTACGACTGTCACAACTCCCACGGTTCGACGGTCAACGGCACCACCACCCGCTACGCGAGCGCCACGGTAAACGGTGGGATACTGAAGAACACGATTGCCGGCCAGGGGGGCTATGCGGTTTCCTACCGGCCCTATACCGGCGGGAGTACGCTGACCAAGGACCTGCGCAACCCCGGTGCCAGCCTCTGTCTCGATTGCCATCAAAAACAGACTGCCGCAACAACGCCCTGGGGATATTCCGCCACGTTCGGGGCGCAACAACCGGTTCTCGGCTACTGGGATTCGCCGTTCATGGGGTACAGCACCAGCGGTGCGGAGCAGAGATTCCCGTTCAAGAAGAGAAACAGCACGAAGGGGGGGCATTTCGGTGCATCCCTGTCGCTTTCCACCAGCCCCATGGGTTCCATCGACGGTCTCTGTACGCCCTGTCATGATCCGCACGGCGTCAGCCCTACGCTCGGGAGCAACCAGCAGTATGCGGTCCCCCTGCTCAAAGGGACCTGGGTCACCTCTCCCTACAAGGAGGATGCGCCTCCGGGATCGAACGCCTGGCTGACCAATTTCGCCGGCTATGGCGAAGGGGTGCAGTACCATATCGACCAGAATACCTTTGGCTCCGGCATTCGGGGAACCGTGACCGGCATGACCCAGACCGTGGAACAGTCTTCCGGCCTCTGTCTCGGCTGCCACCCGAAGAGCAGCCTGACCGCAACGGCAAGTCCGGCCAGTCCCAACCCCTGGATGAGCAAGAACAGGGTTCATGAAGCGGTCAAGGGGTGGAAGAGCTCAGACAGCACGGTGCAGCACAACTATTCCTGTTCGAAGTGCCACTCGGCTCATACCAGTTCCTTCCTCCCCAGGCTGATGGTGACGAACTGCCTCGACAGCACGCATAAAGGGCGCACGGGGTACAACACCGCTCCGGTCGTATCGGGATCGAGTTCGGGCGATGGCGGCAGCGGGAGCGGGCGGGTCCCCGGCAGTTATGGCGGTGGCGGGTACGAGGATTTTGGCGACGGACTGCCTGGTCTCGCACCGCCGGGGGATGTGGGTGTGGCATGTCATGAGAGTGCCACGGCAAACGGGTATGGTTCCAACGGCACCAACCAGGCGTGGAATACGGTAACCCCCTGGATCGATACGACCCCGGCGATTACATCCGGACCGACTTCGGCTTCAGGCGGTCTGCGGCTGTTCATGCACATGGACGAAGCCGCCTGGAGCGGGGCTGTCAACGAGGTGGTGGACAGTTCGGGAGTGGGGAACAACGGTACCGCTTTCAATGGCGCAACCACGGTCAGCGGCGGCATAAGCGGCCGGGCCGCCAGCTTCAGCAATTCGTATGTGACGGTGAGTTATTCGTCCGGCGTCCCACCCATGGACAGCTTCACCATCGAAGCCTGGATCAAACCGACCGCAACCCATCAGATCGACCCGGAAGCCAATGCCGGGGTAGCCGGCACATATGGGCAAAAATACCTGTTCAAACCCGACCAGAGGGGGGCTGCGAACGGCGGTGCCGGGATATCGGTCGGAACCAATGGGGTTTCCGTTTACGAGCATGGCGATAATTATCTGGCTCCTCTGGCAGTCTACAGCGGGGCGATCAGTTCTACCCAGTGGACGCACCTGGCGGTGGTCTATGCGGGCAGGCAGCCGAGCATTTACATCAATGGCTCACTGGTGAGGTCCGGACTCCAGTCGCTGCGGTCGCACGTGTACGCTCCCCAGGCCATAGGGGCCGGTGATTACGGGTATTACTCCGGTCTGGCCGATGAAGTGGTGATGTATGACCGGCCCTTGTCGGCAGCAGAAATCCTGTCGCACTCTCAGATGAATTATACCGACCTCTGCAGTAGCGCCGAGGCGACCATCAACTGGACGACGAACCTCAACTCCAGTTCCTACGTGGATTATGGACTCACGGCGAGTTACGGTTCGACTGTCGGCAGCGACCAACTGGTTACCAACCACAGCGTGCAGTTGCCGAATCTTGCCAGCCAGACCCAGTATCACTATCGGGTACGCTCAAAAAGTGTTGCCGGGGTCGAGACTGTTTCCGGGGATTACCTCTTCCTGATGGGGTTCTGCAACAGCGGGTCGGTAACACCTCCCCCCGCGCCGGTTCTGACGGGACAATCCACCGGCTACGTGATCGGGACCGGTGTCACGGCAGGCATCACATTCGGTTGGAGCGGCGTCACGGCGCCGGATAGCGATGCGGTGCAATACATGGCAGAAGTCAGCAGTTCCGCCAGCTTTGCCACGATAGCTTACAGCTCATCCTGGCAGGCCGGGACCTCCTGGACCCAGGCGCTGCCTGCCGGCACCTGGTACTGGCGGATCAAGGCACGCGACAGTGTCCATACCTGGGCACTGTCCACCTCGGCTACGGGCAGCTTCGCCATCGTCGACCGGACGCCGCCGGCAACGACCCTGTCCGCGCAAGTGACCAGTTACGTCATCGGCAGCGGTGCCACCGCGAATATCGCCTTTGGCTGGAGCAGCGTCGTTGCTCCGGATGGCGATGCGATGCAATACCTGGTTGAGGTGAGCAGCAGTTCCGGCTTCGGCGCGATAGCCTACCAGTCGGCCTGGCAATCAGGGACCACCTGGAGTCAGAGCCTGCCGGTCGGCACCTGGTACTGGCGGGTCAAGGCGCGGGACAGCGTCCATGCCACGGCGCTTTCCTCATCGGCCACGAACAGCTTCGGCGTCGTCGACCGGACCCCGGCAGTGCCGACGCTGATCCATAACGAGGGGGCCGGGACCAACGGCGCCACCATCGCCTTCCAGTGGAACGCCGTGGCCTCCCCTGACGGCGATGCGGTCCAGTACTTTGTCGAGGTCAGCGATTCATCCGGCTTCTCGACTATCCTCTACAGCACGCCGTCCTGGCAGACCGGCACCGGCTGGAGCCAGACAATGCAGGTGGGAACCTACTACTGGCGGGTGAGGGCGAGGGACAGTGTTCATGCCACGGCCGTTTCCGCAAATTCCGCAACCGACAGCTTCAGTATCGTCACGACAAGCACCCAGACCTGGAGCACGCCCGGTTCCTATACCTTTCTCGTGCCGGCGGGAGTAACGACGGTTACGGCCAAGGTCTATGGCGGGGGTGGGGCCGGCGGTCTGGAGGACAATGTCTATAACCAGGAGGCCGGTGCAGGCGGCGACTATGTTTCGACACCGATTGCCGTCACTCCCGGTTCCCAACTGACCATCTACGTTGCCGGCGGCGGTGCCACGGCCAGCAATTACGATACCACGCCGGGCACCGGCGGTTCGGGCTATCACCCCGGCGGGACAGGCACTTATGGCGAGGCGAATGGCGAGGCATGGTCCTTCGGTGGATCGGGTGGCGGCGGGTCCAGTGCGGTAACCCTGTCAACCACCCTGCTGGCCGAGGCTGCAGGGGGGGCCGGCGGCAGGTCCTCCGATTACGATGATTATGACTACTGCTATGAATCAAGCTGCGGTTTTTATTACGGCGGGACTGGTGGAGCCGGTGGCGGCACCAACTATCCGGCAGTCACGACCGTGGGTGGTGGCGGTGCAGGCGGTTACTACGGCCAGGCCGGTTCCGGCGGCTCGGTCACCATTGTCTGGTAA